Sequence from the Saccharopolyspora pogona genome:
CGACAGATCCGCACCCGTGCCCTCTGGGTGCTGTGGAGGCCGTTTCGGAATGCGCTGGTTGAGTGAGGTGAACGGACCGTTTGTGTCGTCTATGAGCCTGTTGCAAAATTACGCCCACCACGGACCGTGATCGATCGATCACGGCTGAGATGGCCACTGGCGGACAAACGGCGGCGATCGAGACTGATTTGGTACTTCGGTTCAGCCGTTTTCGCCGAAAACGCAACAGGCTCCTATGGGGGTGGACAGGCCGTTCGCTTCACACTCGTTGGCGAGGCGGGACCAGACCGGCTCCCGCTGGGCTGCCGTCGGAACTTCCAGGCAGAACGGGTTCCCAATGGGCATGCGCAAGCCGGGGATCCGGAGTCCGGACGGCATCTGAGGTTCCGCTACCCGCACCGCTACGCAGGACGCGTTTGGTAGCAGCCTCTATCGCTCCCAAAGCGCTCACGGGGTTCACCAGCGAAGAGGTGACCTTCGGCGGAGGCCTGGTGCTGGTGGGGTGGCCGTTAGGATGGCGGCGAGCAAGACGGCGGTGTCGCGGAGGAACCCGGTGCGAATCCGGGGTGGTCGCGCCACTGTGACCGGGGAGCAGCCCCCACGTGCCACCGCCCGCGGGCGGGAAGGCGGGGACCTGCGGCGATCCGGGAGCCAGGACACTCCGGCCGCCGTGACCCCACCGGGGCGCGCACCCCGAGAAAGGACGACCGTGAGCGAGCCTGCCCGCGAAACTACCCGTGTCCTGCTTCTGTCCACTGCGGACACCGACCTGCTGGCCGCCCGAGCCGCGGACGCCGGCTACCGGGTCGACAACCCCGCCCGCGTCACCCCCGCAGAAGTCCCGGAACTGCTCGCCGGCGTGGATGTCGTGGTGGTCCGCCTGCTGGGCGGCCGCCGGGCCTGGGAGGAGGGCCTCGACGCGGTCCTCGCCTCCGGCGTCCCCACCGTCGCGCTCGGCGGCGAGGCCACCCCGGACGCCGAGCTGATGGCACTGTCCACCGTGCCCGCCGGGGTGACCACACAGGCGCTGGCCTACCTCGTCGAAGGCGGGCCGAACAACCTCGCCCAGCTGGCCCAGTTCCTCTCCGACACGGTGCTGCTGACCGGAGAGGGCTTCGCCGCGCCGGAGAAGACGCCCGAGTTCGGCCGCCACGGCTCCCGGCCGCACGACCCGGCGCGGCCCACGGTGGGCATCGTCTTCTACCGGGCCCACGCCTTGGCGGGCAACACCGGTTTCGTGGATTCCCTGGCCGAGCAGGTGGAAAACGCCGGTGCCAACGCCGTGCCGGTGTTCTGCGGCTCGCTGCGCGGGCTGTCGGACGCGGCAGGCTTGCGCGAACTGCTCGAAGGCTGCGACGCCCTGGTCTCGACGGTGCTCGCCGCTGGCGGTGCCGTCGCGGCGGACGCGAGCGCGGGTGGCGACGAGGACTCCTGGGACGCAGGCGCGCTCGCCGAGCTCGACATCCCGGTCCTGCAGGGCCTGTGCCTGACCACCAGTCGCGCTGTGTGGGCGGAAAGCGACGCGGCGCTGTCGCCGATGGACGCGGCGATGCAGGTCGCGGTGCCCGAGTTCGACGGTCGGCTGATCAGCGTCCCGTTCTCCTTCAAGGAGAGCGGCGAGGACGGCATCCCGGTCTACGTCGCCGATCCGGAGCGCGCTCGCCGCGTCGCGGGAACGGCGGTGTCGCTGGCCCGGTTGCGCCACGTCGGCAACGAGGACAAGCGGGTCGGCGTGGTCCTGTCGTCCTACCCGACGAAGCATTCCCGCGTAGGCAACGCCGTCGGCCTGGATACCCCAGCATCGGCCGTCGTGCTGCTGCGCGCGTTGGAGGCCGCGGGCTACGACCTCGGCGGGCTGGACGTGTCCGGTCTGGAGGGTGACAGCCTCATCCACCGGCTGATCGCCGCGGGCGGGCACGACGTCGAGTGGCTGACCGAGGACCAGATGTCCGAGGCTGCGATCTTGGTGCCCGCCACTCGCTACCGCGAGTGGTTCGACGCGCTGCCGGAGTCGTTGCGGGCGGCCATGACGGAGCACTGGGGCCCCCGCCCGGCAGCTTGTACGTCGACGACGAGGGCTCGATCTACGTCGCGGCGCTGCGCTTCGGCAACGTGGTGCTGATGATCCAGCCGCCGCGCGGCTTCGGGGAGAACCCGATCGCGATCTACCACGACCCGGATCTGCCGCCGTCGCACCAGTACCTGGCCGCCTACCGGTGGCTGGCGGAGGAGTTCGGCGCGCACGCGGTGATCCACCTGGGCAAGCACGGAACCCTGGAATGGCTGCCGGGCAAGGGCCTGGGACTGGCGGCGGACTGCGCGCCGGATGCGGTGCTGGGCGAGCTGCCGCTGATCTACCCGTTCATCGTCAACGACCCGGGCGAGGGCACCCAGGCCAAGCGCCGCGGGCACGCCGTCGTGGTCGACCACATGATCCCGCCGATGGCCCGGGCGGACAGCTACGGCGACATCGCCAAGCTGGAGCAGCTGCTGGACGAGTACGCGCTGGTCGCAGACTTGGACCCGGAGAAGAAACCCACGCTGCGCAACCAGATCTGGGAGCTGGTCACCTCCGCGGAGCTGCACCGCGACCTGCACCAGGAGGACCAGCCCGACGCGGAGTCCTTCGACGACTTCGTGATGCACATCGACGGGTACCTGTGCGAGATCAAGGACGTGCAGATCCGCGACGGCCTGCACATCCTGGGCCGAGCGCCGCTGGGCGAGGAGCTGGTCAACGACGTCCTCGCGATCCTGCGCGCCCGCCAGGTCTTCGGCGGAAAGGTCGGCGCGCTGCCCGGGCTGCGATCCGCGCTGGCCGTCCACTTCGGACTCGACGAGCAGGTGCTGCTGGCCGAACCGGGTGCCGGGGCCGACGTGCCGAGCGCGCTGACGCAGCTGGTCGAAGGGCCTTCGGCATCGGCGTCGGACGCCGTGGACCTGCTGGAATCCTTGGCGCGCAAGCTGATCGTCACGCTGGCCGAGGCGGGCTGGCAGGCCGCGGCGGCCGAGGAGGTCGTCGCCGGGGTTGTCGGCGCGCCGCTGGACTCGGTCGCGCAGGTGCTGCGCTTCGCCTGCACGGAGGTCGCGCCGCGGCTGGCGCGCACCACCGAAGAGGTCGAGCACGTCCTGCACGCGCTGGGCGGCGGCTTCGTCCCGGCCGGTCCGTCCGGATCGCCGACGCGCGGGCTGATCTCGGTGCTGCCTACCGGCCGCAACTTCTACTCCGTGGACCCGAAGGCCATCCCGTCCCGCAACGCCTTCGACGTCGGCTCCGCACTGGCCGATTCGCTGCTAGCGCGCCACCGCGAGGACACCGGTGATTACCCGCGTTCGGTCGGGCTCACCGTGTGGGGCACCTCCGCGATGCGCACCCAGGGCGACGACCTCGGCGAAATCCTGTGGTTGCTGGGCTGCCGCCCGGTGTGGGACGACGCCTCGCGCCGGGTGACCGGCTTCGACGTGGTTCCGGTCGCGGAGCTGGGCCGGCCGCGCATCGACGTGGTGGTCCGCATCTCCGGCTTCTTCCGCGATGCCTTCCCGCACGTGGTGGCGCTGCTCGACGACGCGGTGCAGACCGTGGCCAAGCTCGACGAACCGGACGAGGACAACTACGTCGCCGCGCACTACCGCGCCGACCTTGCCGACCACGGCGACGATCGGCGCGCCTCGACGCGCATCTTCGGCTCCAAGCCGGGCGCCTACGGCGCGGGTCTGCTGCCGCTGATCGATGCCCGCAACTGGCGCAGCGACGCCGACCTCGCCGAGGTCTACGCGACTTGGGGCGGCTACGCCTACGGGCGCGGCCTGGACGGACGCGAGGCGCGCACCGACATGGAATCGGCGTTCCGCCGCATCCAGGTCGCGGCGAAGAACGTCGACACCCGCGAGCACGACATCGCCGACTCCGACGACTACTTCCAGTACCACGGCGGCATGGTGGCCATGGTGCGCGCGCTGTCCGGGCAGAACCCGGCCGCCTACGTCGGCGACTCGGCGGTGCCGCACGCGGTCAAGACGCGGACGCTGGGCGAGGAGACCAAGCGGGTCTTCCGGGCCCGCGTGGTCAACCCGAAGTGGATTTCGGCCATGCAGCGGCACGGCTACAAGGGCGCTTTCGAGCTCGCGGCCACAGTGGACTACTTGTTCGGCTTCGACGCGACCGCCGGTGTGGTCGACGACTGGATGTACACCAAGCTCGCCGAGTCGTACGTGTTCGACGAACAGGTGCAGCAGTTCCTGCGGCAGTCCAACCCGTGGGCGTTGCGCGGCATGACCGAACGCCTGCTGGAGGCGGCCGAGCGCGGCCTGTGGGCCGAGCCGGACGCGTCGGTGCTCGACGACCTCCGCGCGGTCTACCTGGAGCTGGAGGGGCAGTTGGAGGATTGAGCTCTCGGCAAGCGTGGAATTACTCTTTCCAGGCAAGGGAATTGGCCATGTGGCCAAAGTCCTATTTGGACAGTCGTGTTAGTCCGTCCGGGTGGTAATAGTGCGCTTTTTCCACTCGATCGGGTTGCCCTGGCTAGCTCAGGTGTATCCAACAGCGGGTTCTGATCCTCTTTCTAATGGACACTCTTGGACGAGCCGGAGGCGGCAGGTCGAACGACGGCGTGCCGGATGGCTCCGGGGGAGGAGGCAACGGTGATGACAGACACGAAGCGCCGGATGTGGTCGATTGCCGGGCTGCTGGCGGCGGCGACCCTGTCGTCGGGCTTGCTGACAACGACGGCCAACGCGGCGGGTGGGGACACGTCGGAGGCCAAAGCACCGCCCATCGTGGGCGGCCAACCCGCCAAGATCGCCGAACACCCTTGGGTGGTGTACCTGACCGACCCGCAGGGCAACCAGTTCTGCGGCGGCACGGTCGCCAAGGCCAACAAGATCGTGACCGCCGCGCACTGCGTCTCGGGGGAGAAGCCGGAGTCGGTCCAGGTCGTCGCCGGGCGGGAGGACAAGAAGACCACCGAGGGCACGGTCGCCAAGGTGACCGGCATCTGGGTGCACCCGGGCTTCCAGAACGCCAACAGCGGCGCGGACGTCGCGGTGCTGACCCTGGAGCAGGAGTTGCCGCAGCAACCGCTCGCGCTGGCCGGCAAGGAGGACGGCTCGCTCTACGAAGCGGGGAAGATGTCCTCAGCGCTCGGCTGGGGCGCCACCGCCGAAGGCGGCCAGGCGTCGCAGACCCTGCAGAAGGCCGAAGTGCCGCTGGTCAGCGACCAGGAATGCCAGAAGGCTTACCCGCAGTACAAGTCCGACGCGATGATCTGCGCCGGTTTCCCGCAGGGCGGCGTGGACAGCTGCCAGGGTGACTCCGGTGGGCCGCTGGTGGTCGAGAACAAGCTGGTCGGGATCGTCTCGACGGGCAACGGCTGCGCCCGGCCCAACGCGCCGGGCATCTACACCCGGGTGTCGGCGTACCACGACGACGTCCAAGCACAACTGGGTTCCTGACCTGGATCGGCGCGGCCGGGGCGCACCTGGAGCGCCCCGGCCGCGTCATGTCGCGGTCAGGTCCCGCCGTGATGACATCAGCTTCGACGTCGACCGTGGCCGCTGGTATCTCGACGCCTCCTGGTCCACACCCACCATTGTGCTTCCAACACCGAGTGAGATCACCACTGGTGGGGGACGCCTGCTGAGCGTGGATCTCAGGCGCCGATCACCTCGCGGCCATCGTCGTGGACTCCTGCGGCAACCCGGCCGGACGCCCGCACACGATCCCTTTCGACCTCACCGGACCACCCGGCAGGCGTGATGGCCGGTTGCGTGCCGCGATCACCAGGACGCCACCGGCAATGGCCACTCACCCTAGGAACGGTAGCGCTGGAAGGTCTCGCACCGTCCACTTTGGTCAGGCCACCGCGGTGTTCTGGTCGATCGCCTACCTGGGCTTCTGCACGCCGCTTGCGGTCAGCCCGTTGGAGCGGTTCGTCGCCGCCCCGGTGGTGCTGGCAGTGATGGCCGGGCTCGCGCTGCTGACGTGCACGGCGGTGTCAGCCCGCGACCAGGCCGACCGAGATGGTCAGGAACGCCGCCGCACTGATCGCATCCAGCGACTTCGCGACGCGGGGGTGCTGTAGGCGGGTGGCGATGCGGGCGGCTCCGAGCACGGTCGTGAGCTCCCAGATCGCCGCGAGCACCAGGAAGACCACGCCGAGCAGCACCAACTGCAGCGCGGGCTGCGCGGCGGCGCCGACGAACTGCGGCAGGAACGCCAGGCTGAACAGCAGCATCTTCGGGTTGGTGAGGTTGCTGAACAGGCCCCGCAGGTAGGGGTTCGCCGGATCCGCCGGGGGTGTCGTGAGCGCTCCCGCGGCGGCCTCCTTCCTGGTCAGCCACAGCCCGCGCAGGATCGACGCGGCGAGGTAGACCAGGTAGGCGGCGCCGATCCACTTCAGGACCGACAGCACGGCCGGGTGGCTGGTGATCAGCGCGCCGAGCCCGGAGATCACCAATGCGACCTGGATGATGCTCGCGCTGTGGATCCCGGCGAGCGCGAGCAGCCCGGCCCGGCGGCCGGCCGTCAGCGAGGTGCGAAGCAGCAGGAAGACGTCAACGCCCGGGGTGAGGATGACGACCGCGCTGGCCAGCAGGAACGCGGGCAACGGGGTCAGGTCCGTAAGCACGGCATCCTCCTTCGCGGCAGCGCGCAGCACTGATCACTTGATCGTGTGGAATCGATCACCTGGTCGGGCACAGTTCACGGACCCGGCGCGAGGCGTGCTCCGGGTCCGTGGTGGTTCGGGAAGGATGAGCGGCTGTCATCACCGACGTTCTCCGTAAAATTTCCCGATATCTTCAATACTAACGAAATATTTTCCTGATCACGTGTGAGTTGCGCCTCGTGATGTTCCTGTATCGGAGTGACTACGGTGTGCCGTCGGCAAGATCCGCGACAGCTGGAGGCACGACGTGGGGTGTGGCAGTGAGCGCAGTACCGGAACGGCGCGCAAGGGGGCGCTGCTGCGGCTCGTGGTCACCGGCGCGGTGGCAGCCCTGGCCGGACTGCACCCGGTGGCGGCCAGCGCGGCGGGGCAACCCGAGGCGCGCGTGCTCGGCGGCTCGGAAACCAGCACGGACGACGCCCCCTGGGCCGTGGCGGTGACCGACGGGCACGGCCGCCAGTTCTGCGGCGGCACCCTGGTGAGCCCGATCAAGGTCATCACGGCGGCGCACTGCACGGTGGACCCGGCGACCGGCACCAGGCGCGCTCCGGAGGGACTGCGCGCGATCGCGGGACGCACCGACCTGCGCACGGAGCGCGGCGTGGTCGGGGAGATCGAGAGCATCTGGGTCCACCCTGGCTTCAAGGACTACACCCGCGGCGACGACGTCGCGGTGCTGACCCTGCGCGCCCCGATGCCGCAACGCCCGCTGAACGTGGTGGGCCCGGGTGAAACCGCGCCGTACCGGCCGGGGGCGGTGGCGCGGGTTTACGGCTGGGGCCGCACCAGCGAATCCGGTCCGCCGTCGAACACCCTGCGCTCGGTTGACGTCCCGGTCACGACCGATGAAACCTGCCGGACCGCGTACCCGAACTACGACGCCCGGAGCATGTTCTGCGCCGGAGTCCCGGAGGGTGGCACGGACGCCTGCGCCGGGGACTCGGGCGGCCCGATCGTGGCGGACAACCGCCTGATCGGAGTGGTCTCCTACGGCACCGGCTGCGGCCGCCCCAACACCCCCGGGGTGTACACCCGGCTGACCAGCTACGCGGCGGAACTGTCGGCGGAGCTGTGATCGCAGCGAAATCCGGTTGAGCCGGCACCTGGCCCTGCCGCAGGCTGAGGCTGTGGAAGATCAAGGAAGCCCGCGCGGGTACCGCGCGGTCAGGGCTGGGCACACGGAGTCCGCCACCGCCCCCTGGACCACAGGTCCATCCAAATAGGACTCGGCGGTGAGTCGGTCGACCGCTACGTCGAAGACTGGATCGTGTCCATCACCGACATCACCCCGGCAATGCACAAGACGCGCGAGCTCGTCGCCGCCGGAAGTCTCGAAGCGGCGGAAGCAACGCTTCCCGCGGAGACGCCGTACCCGTTCCCGGAGCACATCGGCCGGCCCCTCGGCGCCACCGGGTAGTGCCGTACGTGAGCTGACGAGGTCAGTGGCGTTCTGGCCGGACGTTCCTCGGGTGCGGCCGCCTCTGCGGGCGCGTGATCCGCGCAACAGGCGAACTCGAGTGGAATTTGCGTGCAATCACGCTTCGTTCGTACTGGCGACGACAATCCAGATTCCATTTTCCTCCGAAGTGACGCCGCAAACGACATGCGAATCGTTGGACATGGTGACGAACTCGGGCTGGCCGGGGAAGGATATGAGTTTCTGTGCGAGTTGGAGTTGTGGTGTGGCTCGAACAGATGCCCACGGGAGGTCGAATGAACCTGGTCCTGAAATGCTGATCAGAAACGAGCCATCGTCGGCGATGAGCTCGTTTTCGCGAGCGACTCGATCCCACTCCTGGTTGACCTGATCAAGGTAGTCTTCGATGCTGTCGTCGATTACTAGTGTCGGCTGGGTGTCGAGGTTTGTGACCAGGTTCCATGCCGT
This genomic interval carries:
- a CDS encoding S1 family peptidase codes for the protein MTDTKRRMWSIAGLLAAATLSSGLLTTTANAAGGDTSEAKAPPIVGGQPAKIAEHPWVVYLTDPQGNQFCGGTVAKANKIVTAAHCVSGEKPESVQVVAGREDKKTTEGTVAKVTGIWVHPGFQNANSGADVAVLTLEQELPQQPLALAGKEDGSLYEAGKMSSALGWGATAEGGQASQTLQKAEVPLVSDQECQKAYPQYKSDAMICAGFPQGGVDSCQGDSGGPLVVENKLVGIVSTGNGCARPNAPGIYTRVSAYHDDVQAQLGS
- a CDS encoding LysE family translocator, coding for MLTDLTPLPAFLLASAVVILTPGVDVFLLLRTSLTAGRRAGLLALAGIHSASIIQVALVISGLGALITSHPAVLSVLKWIGAAYLVYLAASILRGLWLTRKEAAAGALTTPPADPANPYLRGLFSNLTNPKMLLFSLAFLPQFVGAAAQPALQLVLLGVVFLVLAAIWELTTVLGAARIATRLQHPRVAKSLDAISAAAFLTISVGLVAG
- a CDS encoding S1 family peptidase codes for the protein MGCGSERSTGTARKGALLRLVVTGAVAALAGLHPVAASAAGQPEARVLGGSETSTDDAPWAVAVTDGHGRQFCGGTLVSPIKVITAAHCTVDPATGTRRAPEGLRAIAGRTDLRTERGVVGEIESIWVHPGFKDYTRGDDVAVLTLRAPMPQRPLNVVGPGETAPYRPGAVARVYGWGRTSESGPPSNTLRSVDVPVTTDETCRTAYPNYDARSMFCAGVPEGGTDACAGDSGGPIVADNRLIGVVSYGTGCGRPNTPGVYTRLTSYAAELSAEL